A segment of the Bacteroidales bacterium genome:
GACCTCAGATAACTCCATCCTGTCCGTACCAAAACTTGATAGTTTGGCAAAGTTGGGTGCAGCTTTCCTGGTGATAAATAAACATACCTATCCTGATCATTTTGGATACTACCCTTTGATATTTGATGATAACGACTACTCCATTTACCGCTTGAAGAAAAATAATTAATGCGAAATTGATGATATTTTTAAATTCGAAAAATTCTCGCACCAAATAATTTTCTTCCCCTGATACTGATATTCGAATAAATTGTAAATTCCGTTAATTTTTATGAATTATTGTCAAGTCGCTTCAGATTTATGCAATGCTATAATTCCGAAAATCAGAAATACCTATGAACAAGTCAAGGTCCTTTTTAGTTTAAATGACCATAATTTGTTCTACTCTTTCTGCTTGTCATACTAATTTCCTACTTATTTCAACCTTATACTTCATCCTGCATATTATTTCAATCATTAAAACCCTTACCAATGAAAAACAAAATTTTAGTTATCATTCTGCTTATGGGCTTTACAGCTCATAATGCCATCAGCCAGGTAGAAATCAAGTATTTCAAAGGCCAGAAACAAACCATGGAATTCGATTTCTTCCAGGGACCTGATGCTGCTGATTTCGGTACAACCTTCAAAGGATTCGGAAGCCTTGGAAATACTTTCGAAAAATCGATGATTTCCATTGATGGGAAGTATCTTGGTTTGTTTGCCAATCTAGGTTATTCCATTCGTTATTATCGTTTCCAGGAAAACCTGAAATTCAGCCTAAACGAAGGTGTCACCAACTATGAGATCGTGAAAAACCCGGATTATGAATTCACTAATAAATTCTTCAGCTGGAGTAAAAACAAGATGGTGATTGGATACCTGCTTGTACCGGTTGGAATTGACATTAAAACAAAATATGCAGATGTGAGGTTACAGGCTTCTTATACCCGCTACATTGCAGGTAAGCATAAAGTTAAATATGTTGATCCGGATGATGAATTTGAACAGCGCGGAAAAGTATTCCTTGGCTTCCTGGTGGCAGATGAGAAAGAAAAATACAAAACCCCGAATAGTGACTTTAAGGAATTCAACCTGAATAAAAACAATGTGACAGCTGCTTTTGAAATCATCCCAAAGAAAGAAGGAAAACGCATGTTTGGAATTGGTTTCCGGTATGATGTCCTGCCACTGTTTGTGGATGGGAAAGGTCCTGAAATTCATGAAGTAGCCATTTATCTTACATCGTATTAAAAGAAAAAATCCTTCATCAACCTATTTTTGTTCCTTTTACGAAATCGAATATGAGGATTTGTGTCAGCTTATTTTTTGTCAGTGCCTTGGTATTTGCATCCAAGGCTTATAGCCAGCCAGACTGGAAAAAGTATGAGTATCCTGACCAGAAATTCAACATCAGTTTTCCGCAAGTGCCTGAATTCGAGATAGACACCTCGGATTTCAACGGCAGTTTTCTGTATGATTATTTTTGGGGAACAAGCATAGATGATGAAAATCAGCCAAATACCTATTACAGTGTAGGACTGATCTCCTATCCGCCTGAATACATACATTCAGATTCAGCACTAGACTTAGTTGAAGGATTCATCAATTCTTCTCAAACCAGTTTGGAAGAAGATGAAGACTATATAAAAATTTATTCCCAACTCATTGAATTTAAAGGATATCCAGGCAAGATTTTCAGATGGAAAAATAAATCATCTGATGCTTGCCTGGAATTCCGGGTATTCCTGGTGCAAAACCACCTTTTTGAATTGATTTTGGTTACACGGGCTGGAAGCTATTTCAACAAGGAGGGCACAAATTTCTTTAATTCATTTGAGTTAAACGGCTTAGAAGATGGGACGTTTATTGTACCCATGGTTGAAGCAAATAACCGACTGAAAATTGACTTCCCTGGAACTGCCACAACACAAAACCAACTTGTAGATTCCCCATATGGTAAGCTGAATCTCGATATGAAAATTTATGAACCGAAAGACGAATCAGATGTGATGGTTTACATATCCATGGAAACAATCTACCCCGAAGGATCCATCAATCCCTCTGATTCCTACGATTTGAATTCATTCTATAAAAGTTCCATTGACGGTTCCATGGCATCTGTGAATGCCCAGCTCATATCAATAACTGATATTGAATATAAAGGCCATCCTGGCAAGGAATATCGATGTTATTACGGCGATGGTATTGCTTTAATGAATTATCGATTGTTTTATATTGATGATCATTTTTACACATTTGGTGTAATAACAACTCCTAAGAAAGAAGGAAATAAAACTGCTAAAAGATTTTTGAATTCTTTCTCGATCAACGATTAGCTAAGAAAAATAGTAAGACTCAATTGAAGTCTAATCCAGAACTTCCAGTGATACCTTTTCCACTTTGGTCAAATCCTTTTCATAGAAAAAAGAACCGGCAAAGAATAAAGCAGCGGCAACCATCAATGCAATAGGCAGCAGGCTGAAAGCTGTCTGGATATTATATGCATCAGAAATGGCACCCATTACGATTGGACCCATTGAAGCGCCCAAAAGGTTCTGTATGACTACTGCAATGGCATAGGAAATGGCTCTCATCCCGGCATGCACTACATCCTGGGTTACGGCAGCTGCGGCTGAAATAAAAGCTGTTACTGATATACCTACAGAAAGTAGTATCATGTACTGCATTTCTCCTGAAAATACACTAAAAGCCAGGAACATCAGGCAGGCGGATAATAAAGTGGTAATAGTTGGTAACAGGAGCCTTGCATTTACCCGTGATTTCCTCCATCGGTCGGTGATATACCCTCCAAGTGGTGCACCAATGATGGCCACCAGTAAGACAGCACTTGACATTAAACCTGCTTTGCTTTCAGGAATCCCCTGTACCCTGTGGAAATAGGTTGGCAACCAGGTAAGCAATGAAGTTGTTGTGAATACTACACCCGCCATTCCGAAATAGGTGAACATCAGGGAAGGTTTTTGAATAAATTCAATGAACATATCCCGAATGGACATTTTTACTTTCTTATGTTCAGGAGTATTAGATTCCTCCTTTACAAGGCTGATTGTTTTGTAGTCTTTTACAAAGAAGAAAAGGATTGCAATAAAAAGTCCTGGTATCGCTACAATCCCAAGCGCATGTCTCCAACCCCATTGGGTGGCGATGATACCTCCGACAGCTACACCTATAGCACTTCCCAAAGGGATGGATGCATTCCATAGTCCCATCATCCATGAACGTTTTTCGACAGGGTACAAGGCTGAGATCATAGCTGATCCTCCCGGGGCATAACCGGCTTCACCCACACCAATCACTGAGCGAGCATAAAAGAGATGCCTGAAATTCAGGGAGAAGGCACCCAATCCTGTGGCCACACTCCACACCAGAGCCATCATTCCGATGGTTTTGCGCCGACTCCAACGGTCGACAAGAATAGATATGGGAAAGGTAAAAAGTACAATAGACCAATAAACAGCCGATACCAACATCCCACATTGAGTATCAGTCAGACCCCAGTCAGTTTTCAGAAAAGGAAACAAGGAAGTGATTACCATCCTGTCGACATAATCAAACATGTACAGCAGGAATAACAGGGCGAAAATATAATTTGTGTACTTTCGGGTAAAAAGGTAACCTCCAGGAACAATTTTGTCTTTCATAGCATTACTTTTTGATGCTTAATATGTGACCTATTGCTGCAATTTCTCATGCCTTTATCTTACGAAAATATCTTAATTTTTTAATATTTCCAATTCTGAAGAAATTTTGACCTGAATATTCTTGTAAGTAAAGGCTTACCTTTGTTTTTTTGAATCCATTAAAAACCAATTCAACATGGAATTTCATCTGGAAAACCAGGAGTTCATAGAACTGATCAAACTGCTAAAACTCATGGGACTGGTAGATTCAGGGAGTGAAGCAAAATTGGTTGTGGAGATGGGAAAGGTAAAAGTCAATGAGCAGGTAGAATTCCGCAAGAGAAACAAGATCAGAAGCGGTGACAAAGTGGAATATGCTGGTAATACTATTGTTGTGAAATGAGTGCTGGGTGCTGAGTGCTGAGTGCCCCGAAGGGGAGCCTTGGGCTGTGAGTTTTAGATTTCGGATATCTAATTGCGGATTGCGGATTTGGCAGGCTTCAAAATGTTAAATATTGAACACAAAACTCTAAATCAATAAGTTAGAATTTACTTTTTCATTTAATATTTAGTGTTGATTATTTGTTATTCCTTTTTGCCCACAAGATCGAAAATGGTTGACTGATTTGGATTCCAATAGCCTGGCCAGGTGCTGAGTGCTGGCCGGGTGCCCCGATGAGGAGCCTTGGGCTGTGAGTTTTAGATTTCGGATATCTAATTGCGGATTGCGGATTTGGCAGGCTTCAAAATGTTAAATATTGAACACAAACTCAAATCAATAAGTTAGAATTTACTTTTCATTTAATTTTAGTGTTGATTATTTGTTATTCCTTTTGCCCACAAGATCGAAAAATGGTTGACTGATTTGGATTCCAATAGGCCCAGGTGCTGAGTGCTGTGTGCTGGTGCTGAGGGGAGCCTTTGGCTCTGGCTGGAAAAAGATCCAAGATTTATCCACCATCTGGCGGACCAAGTTCCAAGCCGCCTGACCGAATGGAAAAAATCATATTGAGAGTATAGCTTTCAGTCGGGCAGGTCCCTAAGATCCAAAATCCAACATTAAACATCAGACATCAAACATTAGACATCCGACATCCCCAATCCGCAATCCGCAATCCGCAATTAACATCCCAAATTAGACATCCAACATCAAACTCCGACATCAAACCAGACATCAAACATCAGACATCCGACATCCCACATCATTAGACATCAAACTTATTCCCCATTCCCTTGTTTTAAGAGCAGACAGATCAACACTATGGATCGTAAGAACTTCCTTAAAACGCTGGCCATTATTCCTTTTGCAGGATATACTATGAAATTAAGTCAATTTGATACATTCACAAATTCCCTGAATTCGACTGATACCATGCCATTGCTTTTTGCCGGGCATGGAAGTCCAATGAATGCCATCGAGCAAAATGAATTCACTGAAAAATGGGCAGAATTAGGTAATACCCTACCTGTCCCTAGAGCCATCCTTTGTATATCAGCACATTGGGAGACTCAGGGTACTTATATTACCGCCATGGAAAAGCCAAGGACAATTCATGATTTTGGTGGGTTTCCTGAAGAATTGTTTGCTGTGGAATATCCCGCTCCCGGTGATCCAAGGCTGGCATCAGAAACAGCTTCGTTATTTGAAGATAACAAAGCCGGATTAGACTTAAAATGGGGACTGGACCATGGAACATGGAGTGTAGTTAAAAATATGTACCCTGAAGCGAATGTTCCCGTTATCCAGATGAGCCTTGATTATACAAAATCTCCTGCGGAACATTATCAGTTGGCAAGGCAAATATCTGTTCTCAGGAAAAAAGGAATTCTTATTATGGGTAGTGGAAATATGGTGCATAATTTGGGGATGCTTGACTGGCAACATCCTGACTCAGGAAGCGATTGGGCCCTTGAAGCAAATGATCTCTTTAAAACTTTAATTCTTGAGAATGGTGATCATAAACTTATTGATTATCGAAGTTTAGGTAAAGCTGTTCAATTGGCGGTGCCTTCTCCCGAACATTACCTGCCCCTTCTTTATATACTGGGGCTGAAAGACACCAATGACCGGATCAGTTTCTTCAATGATAAGGCAGTAATGGGTTCCTTGACCATGACTTCATTACAAATTGAAAATAGATAAATCCACTGATTTTCAGTATAGTAAGTTAAATTACATTGAACATGCTCAATACTTCAGAGGTCTTTTCTTGATCATTCCTCCTTTAGTATCCTTCAAGCTTGTGGTAACAACAAATGCATTTGGGTCAATCTTTTCAATTGCAGTATTTAATTTATTCAATTCCAATCGGGTAACCACAGTATAAATAATCTCCGTATCCCTGGTCTCCCCAAGTTTCCCATACCCTCTTTTTCCATTGTAAACAGTGACTCCTTTACCCATTTGTTCAATAATCATAATCCTGATCTCCTCACTATGGGCAGTTACAATGGTAACCCCATGGTATTCTTCAATTCCTTCGATAATAAAATCCAATGTCTTGGAAGCAGCCAGGTAGG
Coding sequences within it:
- a CDS encoding MFS transporter gives rise to the protein MKDKIVPGGYLFTRKYTNYIFALLFLLYMFDYVDRMVITSLFPFLKTDWGLTDTQCGMLVSAVYWSIVLFTFPISILVDRWSRRKTIGMMALVWSVATGLGAFSLNFRHLFYARSVIGVGEAGYAPGGSAMISALYPVEKRSWMMGLWNASIPLGSAIGVAVGGIIATQWGWRHALGIVAIPGLFIAILFFFVKDYKTISLVKEESNTPEHKKVKMSIRDMFIEFIQKPSLMFTYFGMAGVVFTTTSLLTWLPTYFHRVQGIPESKAGLMSSAVLLVAIIGAPLGGYITDRWRKSRVNARLLLPTITTLLSACLMFLAFSVFSGEMQYMILLSVGISVTAFISAAAAVTQDVVHAGMRAISYAIAVVIQNLLGASMGPIVMGAISDAYNIQTAFSLLPIALMVAAALFFAGSFFYEKDLTKVEKVSLEVLD
- a CDS encoding RNA-binding S4 domain-containing protein — encoded protein: MEFHLENQEFIELIKLLKLMGLVDSGSEAKLVVEMGKVKVNEQVEFRKRNKIRSGDKVEYAGNTIVVK
- the ygiD gene encoding 4,5-DOPA dioxygenase extradiol, with amino-acid sequence MDRKNFLKTLAIIPFAGYTMKLSQFDTFTNSLNSTDTMPLLFAGHGSPMNAIEQNEFTEKWAELGNTLPVPRAILCISAHWETQGTYITAMEKPRTIHDFGGFPEELFAVEYPAPGDPRLASETASLFEDNKAGLDLKWGLDHGTWSVVKNMYPEANVPVIQMSLDYTKSPAEHYQLARQISVLRKKGILIMGSGNMVHNLGMLDWQHPDSGSDWALEANDLFKTLILENGDHKLIDYRSLGKAVQLAVPSPEHYLPLLYILGLKDTNDRISFFNDKAVMGSLTMTSLQIENR